One region of Magnetovibrio sp. PR-2 genomic DNA includes:
- a CDS encoding methyl-accepting chemotaxis protein, translating to MSGPDQHNAQGMSLSRVSMIAGIGLIAVIFIVAAFSTPTLMHVKGMTTAQSSNAPRANEQQRLAMVAEHMSKYGQQAIEAADAETRALALTHFKENAAEILSSDVIADKTIVEEAVTAIDTAAAKTQEIDALLMQQNKGVDRMPKLVDDISITLAPVLDEDLSSDTDALIGAQQMLLALYRGQNVMKLVPHANDPKKARLHHIAFRGAYNLVKQANERLADTTEDLSNLPGQMDEMKSLEAIFKLRTQIIEKQTEAEAATLVAQTKLTETVKNLVEAANTASQSIIHDAAEIDNETTFLMTVLLIGALLLLVAMVGMGLVMQVQILRPLHVYAEQLRELVKGNLTNDPIDTTSKIAEFHDIGEAADSLRNMMAERAQAIKAEEERKRRDAEERHEARQQMADNFERAITGVVDALTKAATDMQEAAEGLNETAERTSSRSSSVTSASEQASANVQTVASASEELTASIGEIRRQVSQSTQVAGSAVVEVDGANDKVQGLALAASKIGEVVALITDIADQTNLLALNATIEAARAGEAGKGFAVVASEVKNLANQTAKATEEISSQIGGIQGATDDAVRAIGSIGETINQISGITSTVASAVEEQGAATQEISRNVDQASRGTQEVSQNIAEVNEAAIDTGTAAEQLLDSAKNVAQQSVLLNHEVTKILTEFRGDESAADA from the coding sequence TTGAGTGGACCAGACCAACACAATGCGCAAGGCATGAGCCTTTCGCGCGTATCGATGATAGCCGGTATCGGCCTGATCGCCGTCATCTTTATCGTCGCAGCTTTTTCGACACCAACGTTGATGCATGTCAAAGGCATGACCACGGCCCAATCAAGCAATGCACCGCGCGCCAATGAACAGCAACGCCTCGCCATGGTGGCTGAACACATGTCGAAATACGGTCAGCAAGCCATCGAAGCGGCTGACGCTGAAACCCGTGCGCTTGCGCTGACGCATTTCAAAGAAAACGCCGCTGAGATTTTGAGCTCCGACGTCATTGCCGACAAAACCATTGTCGAAGAAGCCGTCACCGCCATCGACACAGCAGCCGCCAAGACCCAAGAAATCGACGCGTTGTTGATGCAACAAAACAAAGGTGTCGACCGTATGCCCAAGCTGGTGGACGACATCTCCATCACGCTGGCCCCGGTGTTGGACGAAGACTTGTCTTCGGACACGGACGCTCTGATTGGTGCCCAGCAGATGTTGTTGGCGCTCTATCGTGGTCAAAACGTGATGAAATTGGTCCCCCACGCCAATGATCCGAAAAAGGCCCGCCTGCACCACATCGCGTTTCGCGGCGCTTACAACTTGGTCAAACAAGCCAATGAACGCTTGGCCGACACCACCGAGGATTTGTCCAACCTGCCCGGGCAGATGGACGAAATGAAGTCCTTGGAGGCCATCTTCAAACTGCGCACGCAAATCATCGAAAAACAAACCGAAGCCGAAGCCGCCACTTTGGTCGCGCAGACGAAGCTGACCGAAACGGTGAAGAACCTGGTCGAAGCCGCGAACACCGCGTCTCAATCCATCATCCATGACGCCGCCGAAATCGACAACGAAACCACGTTCTTGATGACAGTATTGCTCATCGGCGCGCTGCTTTTGCTGGTGGCTATGGTTGGTATGGGGCTGGTCATGCAAGTGCAGATTTTGCGCCCGCTTCACGTCTATGCCGAACAGCTGCGAGAATTGGTGAAAGGTAACCTCACCAACGATCCTATCGATACAACGTCGAAAATCGCCGAATTCCACGATATCGGCGAAGCGGCAGACAGTTTGCGCAACATGATGGCTGAACGCGCTCAAGCCATTAAAGCCGAAGAAGAACGCAAACGCCGTGACGCCGAAGAACGCCATGAGGCCCGCCAGCAAATGGCCGACAACTTCGAACGCGCCATCACCGGTGTGGTGGATGCCCTGACCAAAGCAGCCACGGACATGCAAGAGGCCGCCGAAGGCCTGAACGAAACGGCGGAACGCACCTCGAGCCGTTCGTCTTCTGTGACCAGCGCGTCGGAACAGGCCTCTGCCAACGTGCAAACCGTGGCGTCCGCGTCCGAAGAACTCACGGCGTCCATCGGTGAAATCCGCCGCCAAGTGTCGCAATCGACCCAAGTGGCAGGCTCGGCTGTGGTCGAAGTGGACGGCGCCAACGACAAAGTCCAAGGCTTGGCCCTGGCCGCCAGCAAAATCGGCGAGGTCGTGGCGCTCATTACCGACATTGCCGACCAGACCAATTTGTTGGCGTTGAACGCAACCATCGAAGCCGCGCGGGCGGGCGAAGCGGGCAAGGGCTTTGCGGTTGTTGCCTCTGAAGTGAAAAACCTCGCCAATCAAACGGCCAAAGCGACGGAAGAAATCTCGTCCCAAATCGGTGGCATACAAGGGGCCACGGATGACGCCGTGCGCGCCATCGGCTCCATTGGGGAAACCATCAACCAGATCAGCGGCATTACGTCCACGGTGGCGTCGGCTGTCGAAGAGCAAGGGGCTGCGACGCAAGAAATTTCGCGCAACGTTGATCAAGCCTCGCGTGGCACGCAAGAGGTCTCGCAAAACATTGCCGAGGTTAACGAAGCCGCCATCGACACTGGAACGGCTGCCGAACAGTTGTTGGATTCAGCCAAAAACGTGGCCCAGCAATCAGTGTTGCTGAACCACGAGGTGACCAAGATCTTGACCGAATTCAGGGGCGACGAGTCCGCCGCCGACGCTTAA